From Fibrobacterota bacterium, the proteins below share one genomic window:
- a CDS encoding sodium/solute symporter (Members of the Solute:Sodium Symporter (SSS), TC 2.A.21 as described in tcdb.org, catalyze solute:Na+ symport. Known solutes for members of the family include sugars, amino acids, nucleosides, inositols, vitamins, urea or anions, depending on the system.), producing the protein MFSPVDWLVIVLYFAVVAGIGVYFSRRNRDFKDFMFGGGNMPWLAVGISLIATSVSANTFLGNPADGYANDMRLLMLNVGSLAAIAIVGTVFIPRIRSSGIKSAYELLEMKFSRPVRVMAASFYSFHLLLRMGMLIYGPSLVLMKITGAPYWACAVAMAVFAMMYTSLGGIKAVTTTDIIQFVIFFGGGLLCIGFVAHAVGGFGAAWHMASEAGKTRWLDFSWDPSSPRNFWTASLVYIVFEVAIRGCDQQFVQRYLSTKDVRAANYSSVTSSLLGVCVGVLFFTVGAFLYVYFQIAHVEVLPDLKANQVLPHFIVNVLPTGVKGLLVAAILAADMGALSSVLTALSNTTVIDFLRRDQGGEGSHSLKHARIWVVLWGTLGTAASFLCALGDETILGKALFFTSLFTGPLLSMFLQAFFLPKTRPVAIMIGAVVGMLALLPFSTIPVLPPGMWKPWLALAWPWNPLISLTGSLLAAQGINAVMGLRSSSSNTNPNRRPS; encoded by the coding sequence ATGTTCAGCCCCGTCGACTGGCTCGTAATCGTCCTCTACTTCGCGGTAGTGGCCGGCATCGGGGTCTATTTCTCCCGGCGCAACCGGGATTTCAAGGACTTCATGTTCGGGGGCGGCAATATGCCGTGGCTGGCGGTGGGCATTTCCCTCATCGCCACTTCGGTATCGGCCAATACCTTCCTAGGCAATCCCGCCGACGGCTATGCCAACGACATGCGCCTCTTGATGCTGAACGTTGGCTCGCTCGCCGCCATCGCCATCGTGGGGACCGTATTCATCCCCCGTATCCGTTCCAGCGGGATCAAATCGGCTTACGAATTGTTGGAGATGAAGTTTTCCCGGCCGGTAAGGGTCATGGCCGCATCCTTCTACTCGTTCCACCTGCTATTGCGGATGGGCATGCTCATCTACGGGCCGTCCCTGGTCCTGATGAAAATAACGGGCGCCCCCTATTGGGCTTGCGCCGTCGCCATGGCCGTCTTCGCCATGATGTACACCTCGCTGGGCGGCATCAAGGCGGTGACCACCACCGACATCATCCAGTTCGTCATCTTCTTCGGGGGCGGCTTGCTATGCATCGGCTTCGTGGCCCATGCCGTGGGCGGCTTCGGCGCGGCCTGGCACATGGCCAGCGAGGCCGGCAAAACCCGTTGGCTCGATTTCAGTTGGGACCCCTCCAGCCCGCGTAATTTCTGGACCGCGTCCTTGGTCTACATCGTCTTCGAAGTGGCCATCCGCGGGTGCGATCAGCAATTCGTGCAAAGGTATCTCTCCACCAAGGACGTGCGCGCCGCCAATTACTCTTCCGTCACCTCATCCCTGCTTGGCGTATGCGTAGGCGTGCTCTTTTTCACGGTAGGCGCCTTCCTGTACGTGTATTTCCAAATCGCCCACGTGGAAGTCTTGCCGGACCTCAAGGCCAATCAAGTGCTCCCGCACTTCATCGTGAACGTCCTGCCCACCGGCGTCAAGGGCTTATTGGTGGCGGCCATCCTGGCGGCGGATATGGGCGCCCTGAGTTCGGTGCTGACCGCGCTCTCGAACACGACGGTGATCGATTTCCTGCGGCGGGATCAGGGGGGCGAAGGCAGCCATTCGCTCAAGCATGCCCGGATCTGGGTGGTGCTGTGGGGGACCTTGGGTACCGCGGCCTCATTCCTATGCGCCCTGGGGGATGAAACCATTCTGGGGAAGGCCTTGTTCTTCACCTCGCTTTTCACGGGTCCCCTGCTGTCGATGTTCTTGCAGGCCTTCTTCCTGCCGAAGACCCGGCCCGTGGCGATCATGATCGGAGCGGTAGTCGGAATGTTGGCGCTGCTTCCCTTCAGCACCATCCCCGTGCTTCCGCCGGGGATGTGGAAGCCTTGGTTGGCGTTGGCCTGGCCTTGGAATCCGCTGATCTCGCTGACCGGGTCCCTCTTGGCGGCGCAGGGGATTAACGCGGTGATGGGGCTTCGCTCATCCTCTTCCAATACCAATCCGAATCGACGCCCATCCTGA
- a CDS encoding FAD:protein FMN transferase, translating into MALSLRSAIALAPLLLLACSRPEKNIHRWFDMDTEFVATLYGHGAVPPDSAFARLQRESARLEQVFSDYLPGSDLRRVMGRVGDTLTADTEIITVLRAAAEMAEASQGAFDITMHDLKAAWGLGSGDSGRVPSDAAILALMHGNPAFGAPLDGNPAKYPPYRLVGGNRLVILRDSVILDLGGIAKGYTVDRMHALLDSMGFPDHIVSAGGDMRVGGHKGREPWTLGIRHPRDPEGLAGTLKLTEPRAVSTSGDYERYFFKDGIRYHHIFDPRTGRPARPFCSVTVLADSGLLADRLTKPLFILGPERSKALLDRFKARAVWMREIQALPQGSQGDRIDGAEAPKHLCYVASAGLDGVLGMKNIDPCEKGR; encoded by the coding sequence ATGGCACTCTCCCTGCGCTCCGCCATCGCCCTGGCGCCCCTCCTGCTTCTCGCCTGCTCCCGTCCCGAGAAGAACATCCATCGCTGGTTCGACATGGATACCGAGTTCGTCGCGACGCTCTATGGGCATGGCGCCGTTCCGCCGGACAGCGCCTTCGCCCGGCTGCAACGGGAGAGCGCGCGACTGGAACAGGTCTTCAGCGATTACCTGCCGGGATCGGACTTAAGGCGGGTGATGGGCCGCGTGGGCGATACGCTGACGGCCGATACGGAGATCATCACCGTGCTGCGCGCGGCCGCGGAGATGGCCGAGGCTTCGCAGGGCGCCTTCGACATCACCATGCACGATTTGAAAGCGGCCTGGGGTCTGGGCAGCGGGGACAGCGGCCGGGTGCCTTCCGATGCCGCCATCTTGGCCTTGATGCATGGCAATCCCGCCTTCGGCGCGCCTTTGGACGGCAACCCCGCCAAGTATCCGCCCTATCGCCTGGTGGGCGGCAACCGGCTGGTGATCCTGCGGGACAGCGTCATCCTCGATCTGGGCGGCATCGCCAAGGGCTATACGGTCGATCGCATGCACGCCCTCCTCGATTCCATGGGCTTCCCGGACCATATCGTTTCGGCCGGCGGGGACATGCGCGTGGGCGGCCATAAGGGACGGGAGCCTTGGACGCTGGGCATCCGCCATCCGCGCGATCCCGAAGGCCTGGCCGGCACATTGAAGCTGACCGAGCCGCGCGCCGTCTCCACCTCCGGCGACTATGAGCGCTACTTCTTCAAGGACGGCATCCGCTACCACCACATCTTCGATCCCCGCACCGGCCGTCCGGCCCGGCCCTTCTGCTCGGTGACGGTCCTGGCGGACAGCGGGCTGCTGGCCGATCGCCTGACCAAGCCCTTGTTCATCCTGGGCCCGGAGCGTTCCAAGGCCTTGCTGGATCGATTCAAGGCCCGGGCGGTGTGGATGCGGGAAATCCAGGCCCTACCCCAGGGCAGCCAAGGGGATCGTATCGACGGCGCCGAGGCCCCGAAGCATCTGTGTTACGTGGCATCCGCGGGGCTGGACGGGGTGTTGGGGATGAAGAATATCGACCCCTGCGAAAAGGGGCGGTGA
- a CDS encoding DHA2 family efflux MFS transporter permease subunit, whose product MKFGMEKWIIILTVVSAALLQLIDTSIVNVTLTQMMGSLGATLADISWVITSYAAANVVMIAMSGWLSSRFGRKRFFAASIILFTIASVLCGMSTSVWMLVFFRFVQGIGGGGLLSTAQAIIVETFPKEELGLANAIYGLGVVIGPTIGPTMGGYITDHLSWHWIFYINVPVGIVATIMTMLFIKEPAYRQKPQGMDWPGIIFLVAGVGALQVVLERGDQEGWTESAYINVLMAVAAVGMVAFIWREIVHEHPVVNLRLMKSRTFAVGMLFNFILGFGLFGSVFVIPLFAQSFLGFTATDTGVLLIPGSLATAVMMPVIGKLMQKFPAHLFSGLGFLFFFISTWMLSHMGPESGAGSFFWPLIIRGVGLGLIFIPLTTLTLVDLKGRDIPQGTGLSNMIRQLGGSFGVALMATFIERRTAFHRSVLADKVDAFATAAQQRMEGLTRLFVSKGDAFGLAHQKALGLLNANTGHQASLLSFLDTFYVIGFFFLVCIPLLLLFKSPKAEKGKPHVDMAME is encoded by the coding sequence ATGAAGTTCGGGATGGAGAAGTGGATCATCATCCTCACGGTGGTGTCCGCCGCGCTCCTTCAGCTTATCGATACTTCCATCGTCAACGTCACCTTGACGCAGATGATGGGAAGCCTGGGCGCCACCCTGGCCGATATCAGCTGGGTCATCACCTCGTACGCGGCCGCCAACGTGGTGATGATCGCCATGTCGGGATGGCTCAGCTCCCGTTTCGGGCGCAAGCGCTTCTTCGCAGCCTCCATCATCCTTTTCACCATAGCCTCGGTCCTGTGCGGCATGTCCACCAGCGTGTGGATGCTGGTGTTTTTCCGGTTCGTGCAAGGCATCGGCGGCGGCGGGCTGCTCTCCACGGCCCAGGCCATCATCGTGGAGACCTTCCCCAAGGAAGAGCTGGGGCTGGCCAACGCCATCTACGGCCTGGGCGTGGTGATCGGCCCCACCATCGGCCCGACCATGGGCGGCTACATCACCGACCATCTTTCCTGGCATTGGATCTTCTACATAAACGTGCCCGTCGGCATCGTGGCGACCATCATGACCATGCTCTTCATCAAGGAGCCCGCTTATCGGCAAAAGCCGCAAGGGATGGATTGGCCGGGGATCATTTTCCTGGTGGCCGGCGTGGGCGCCTTGCAGGTGGTGCTGGAGCGGGGCGATCAGGAGGGCTGGACGGAATCGGCCTACATCAACGTGCTGATGGCGGTGGCGGCCGTGGGCATGGTCGCCTTCATCTGGCGCGAGATCGTGCATGAACATCCCGTGGTGAATCTGCGCCTGATGAAGAGCCGCACCTTCGCCGTGGGTATGCTTTTCAATTTCATCCTCGGCTTCGGGCTGTTCGGATCGGTATTCGTGATCCCGTTGTTCGCCCAAAGCTTCCTCGGCTTCACCGCCACGGATACGGGCGTTCTACTCATTCCGGGCAGCCTGGCCACGGCGGTGATGATGCCGGTGATCGGCAAGCTGATGCAGAAATTCCCGGCCCATTTGTTCAGCGGCCTGGGCTTCCTCTTCTTTTTCATTTCCACCTGGATGCTCTCGCATATGGGGCCGGAATCCGGCGCGGGCAGCTTTTTCTGGCCCTTGATCATCCGCGGCGTAGGGCTGGGGCTCATCTTCATCCCCCTCACCACCTTGACCCTGGTGGACCTGAAGGGACGCGATATCCCGCAGGGCACGGGCCTCTCCAACATGATCCGCCAATTGGGCGGCTCCTTCGGCGTGGCGCTGATGGCAACCTTCATCGAGCGGCGCACCGCGTTCCACCGCTCCGTGCTCGCGGACAAGGTGGATGCCTTCGCCACCGCCGCCCAACAGCGGATGGAAGGCCTTACCCGCCTGTTCGTCTCCAAGGGGGACGCCTTCGGCTTGGCCCATCAGAAGGCGCTGGGGCTGCTCAACGCGAATACGGGACACCAGGCTTCCCTGTTATCCTTCCTGGATACCTTCTACGTCATCGGATTCTTCTTCCTGGTGTGCATTCCGTTGCTGTTGCTCTTCAAATCGCCGAAAGCGGAGAAGGGCAAACCCCACGTGGATATGGCCATGGAGTGA